From Debaryomyces hansenii CBS767 chromosome C complete sequence, a single genomic window includes:
- a CDS encoding DEHA2C11418p (weakly similar to uniprot|P04386 Saccharomyces cerevisiae YPL248C GAL4 DNA-binding transcription factor), producing the protein MKYEERGSSVQQACDSCRLRKLKCSKGSPQCHNCKEHSWKCVYSPKAVRTPLTRAYLTRVEKRVKGLESLLKRLLPEDVEINELLRTIEINKSHSIDGDSGGGVDDVSQQFYKQINLTSNELSEIPITLKNINRISQRKAKDSATEKKREFQPEDYLINIEKSDLNSFDERDDFNSNSQILYDSSIDGMAALSNDIGLNFDNSNGYFGINSSNGLLKFLQAKSRQNGNGILKLNNYNYDFNNEENDNDHILDDEINNIWKSINSGKIEDLLDNLNFQSIMVNSFFENYYKVYPFINKKKFLSEYSAFIERQESRYNEYDLDLDINEDDNKVLSFQVLLNTVLAIGVWCKVGENSKIHTFYYQRVKGFIQLLNIFEYSDTQLLESFVLLSNYVQKTNKPNTGWSYLGLSTRIATSLGLHKEVRIDKHDFNSADKLGLFEDIEIRKRLWWGMYFFDVGTTLTFGRPLTIPPLGTIDLEPVSNIDDNLLHGSKNIEECIVTYPTIYTTLIYESELTKLSTRIYNYNSSVLKLKNDKSKMIGLLDMNELLENFVKNLPSCFDENDEKSYAYVLNSWSSNHYHNDNQSIPKWFAVSRLRLICRYKNLQMLIFRYILWESTNDNSFDLSYLNLIKKCRKACFKSSVETVILIDNFIKRNELDYLSSWYATYFLFQAILIPILKLVINDKSEGSVDDEYYSNDEELFNYIELSRLSFDKLKNFNKLAGKFSKLIDTLIYDKKNAVDFMSQWNDDNISNLDSVNNLDDLFQFDTKIFNLNS; encoded by the coding sequence ATGAAATATGAGGAGAGAGGAAGCAGTGTTCAACAGGCCTGCGACTCTTGCCGGTTACgaaaattgaaatgttCAAAAGGATCACCCCAGTGTCATAATTGCAAAGAACACAGTTGGAAATGTGTTTATTCACCTAAAGCTGTCAGAACTCCATTAACAAGGGCGTATTTAACAAGAGTAGAGAAAAGAGTGAAGGGTTTGgaatcattattgaaaaggCTTTTACCTGAAGATGTAGAAATTAACGAGCTTTTACGAACTATTGAGATTAATAAATCTCATTCTATAGACGGTGATAGCGGTGGCGGTGTAGATGACGTAAGTCAGCAATTCTATAAGCAAATTAATTTAACCTCCAATGAGTTAAGCGAAATTCCCATtacattgaaaaatatcaacaGAATAAGCCAAAGAAAGGCTAAAGATAGTGCTACTGAGAAGAAACGTGAGTTTCAGCCTGAagattatttgataaatatagaaaagAGTGATCTAAATTCTTTTGATGAAAGAGATGATTTCAACAGTAATTCCCAAATTCTATACGACTCGAGTATTGATGGGATGGCGGCTTTGTCAAATGATATTGGTTTAAATTTTGACAACTCAAATGGGTATTTCGGTATCAACTCAAGCAATggtttattaaaatttttacAAGCTAAGTCGAGGCAAAATGGGAATGGTATACttaaattgaacaattataattatgatTTTAACAATGAAGAAAACGACAATGACCATATATTAGATGACGagattaataatatttggaaATCCATTAATAGCGGTAAAATTGAAGACTTATTGGATAATCTAAACTTTCAGTCCATTATGgttaattctttctttgaaaattactACAAAGTGTATCCTTTCATTaacaaaaagaaatttctCTCTGAATATTCAGCTTTCATTGAGAGACAAGAATCAAGATACAATGAATATGATCTTGATCTTGATATTAACgaagatgataataaagTGTTGAGCTTTCAAGTGTTATTGAATACAGTACTAGCTATTGGCGTTTGGTGTAAGGTAGGAGAGAATTCCAAGATCCATACTTTCTACTACCAAAGGGTTAAAGGTTTCATTCAACTCTTGAATATCTTCGAATATAGTGATACGCAATTATTGGAAAGTTTTGTGCTTTTAAGTAACTATGTCCAAAAAACGAATAAGCCTAACACGGGTTGGAGCTATTTGGGTCTATCGACTAGGATTGCTACAAGCTTAGGTTTGCATAAAGAAGTTCGAATTGATAAGCATGATTTCAACAGTGCCGATAAGCTAGGACTctttgaagatattgaaattaggAAAAGGTTATGGTGGGGGATGTATTTTTTTGATGTAGGTACTACTTTGACATTTGGAAGACCATTGACAATCCCTCCTTTAGGTACTATTGATTTAGAACCGGTgtcaaatattgatgacaACCTATTACATGGTagtaaaaatattgaagagtGTATTGTTACTTATCCAACTATTTACACCACATTGATTTATGAGTCTGAACTTACGAAACTCTCTACAAGAATCTATAACTATAATTCTAGTgtattaaaattgaaaaatgacaAGTCTAAAATGATAGGTCTATTAGATATGAATGAATTGTTAGAGAACTTTGTTAAGAATTTACCACTGTGTTTCGATgagaatgatgaaaaatcaTACGCATACGTATTGAATAGCTGGTCTAGTaatcattatcataatGACAATCAATCAATTCCGAAATGGTTTGCGGTATCAAGGTTAAGACTCATATGTAGGTACAAAAATCTACAAATGTTAATATTTAGATATATTTTGTGGGAGTCAactaatgataattcatttgatttatcttatctaaatttgataaagaagTGTCGTAAAGCTTGCTTCAAGTCCTCGGTTGAGACTGTTatattaattgataattttatcaagAGAAATGAACTAGATTACTTGTCGTCCTGGTATGCCACGTATTTCCTTTTCCAGGCAATACTAATTCCCATTTTAAAATTagttattaatgataaatcagAAGGCAGCGTAGatgatgaatattattctaatgatgaagaattgttCAACTACATTGAGCTTTCACGGTTAAGCTTCGATAAACTAAAGAACTTCAATAAGCTAGCGGGAAAATTTAGCAAGTTAATAGACACATTGATCTACGATAAAAAAAATGCTGTTGATTTTATGTCTCAATggaatgatgataatataaGTAACCTTGACCTGGTTAATAACCTTGACgatttatttcaatttgatacaaaaattttcaacttgAATAGTTAA
- a CDS encoding DEHA2C11440p (highly similar to uniprot|P32471 Saccharomyces cerevisiae YAL003W EFB1 Translation elongation factor 1 beta) has product MSFSDFSKVETIKSLNEFLADKSYIEGTSATQADVTVYKAFQKEFPQFARWFNHIASFTEEFAELPAGKVPASSAAEEDDDDVDLFGSDDDVDEEAEKVKQQRLADYAAKKASKGPKPAAKSIVTLDVKPWDDETNLEELLANVKSIEMDGLTWGASQWIPVGFGIKKLQINLVIEDEKVSLDDLQSSIEEFEDHVQSTDVAAMQKL; this is encoded by the exons ATGTCTTTCTCCGATTTTTCCAAGGTTGAAACcatcaaatcattaaacGAATTCTTGGCTGACAAGTCTTACATTGAAGG TACCTCTGCTACTCAAGCTGACGTTACCGTTTACAAGGCTTTCCAAAAAGAATTCCCACAATTTGCTAGATGGTTTAACCACATTGCATCATTCACCGAAGAATTTGCTGAATTACCAGCCGGTAAGGTTCCAGCTAGCTCTGCTgctgaagaagatgatgatgatgtCGATTTATTTGGCTCTGACGATGACgttgatgaagaagctgAAAAAGTGAAACAACAAAGATTAGCTGATTACGCTGCTAAGAAGGCCTCTAAGGGTCCAAAGCCAGCTGCTAAGTCTATTGTCACCTTAGATGTCAAGCCATGGGATGATGAAACCAacttagaagaattattagctAACGTTAAGTCCATCGAGATGGATGGTTTAACTTGGGGTGCTTCCCAATGGATCCCAGTTGGTTTCGGTATCAAGAAATTACAAATCAACTTagttattgaagatgaaaaggTTTCTTTAGATGACTTacaatcttcaattgaagaatttgaagaccACGTTCAATCTACCGATGTTGCTGCTATGCAAAAATTATAA
- a CDS encoding DEHA2C11462p (similar to uniprot|P53200 Saccharomyces cerevisiae YGR001C Protein with similarity to methyltransferase) — MLSDDEPLSLSSHALAALEEFKKEENERQENFASLYKKSEEDFATQKDITIDTFQEDWQLSQFWYSHNTAEILGKALLEGADEDTVIVIASAPSVYAAIKKFPPEELPTKHIYILEYDRRFEILGGSHFSFYDYHKPHEIPSHLRNKCHRVLVDPPFLEEECQTNSAIAAHNLLVKDKTERTINGDLKYKLVTSTGERMRDVIKKNYPDTSITDFYPEHKNELGNEFRCYASFECSQWKFT, encoded by the coding sequence atgTTGTCAGATGACGAACCTTTAAGCTTATCCTCCCACGCTTTAGCGGCTCTCGAAGAGTTCAAAAAAGAGGAAAATGAAAGACAGGAGAATTTTGCATCCTTATACAAGAAGTCTGAAGAGGACTTTGCAACTCAAAAAGATATTACTATTGATACCTTCCAAGAAGACTGGCAGCTTTCTCAATTCTGGTATTCTCATAATACGGCCGAAATATTGGGTAAGGCTTTATTAGAAGGAGCTGATGAAGATACAGTTATCGTTATTGCAAGTGCACCCTCGGTGTATGCAGCGattaaaaaatttccaCCTGAAGAATTACCGACCAAGCACATTTACATCCTTGAATACGACAGAAGATTCGAAATTTTAGGTGGATCTCACTTCAGCTTTTATGACTATCACAAACCTCATGAAATCCCCAGTCACCTTAGAAATAAGTGTCATAGAGTTTTAGTTGACCCACCTTTCTTGGAGGAAGAATGCCAGACTAATTCCGCTATTGCCGCGCATAATCTTCTCGTAAAGGACAAAACTGAAAGAACCATTAATGGTGACTTGAAATACAAATTAGTCACCTCCACTGGTGAAAGGATGAGAGACGTGATTAAAAAAAACTATCCCGATACATCCATCACCGATTTCTATCCAGAGCATAAAAACGAATTAGGCAATGAATTTAGATGCTACGCTTCGTTCGAATGCTCGCAATGGAAGTTTACTTAA
- a CDS encoding DEHA2C11484p (weakly similar to uniprot|P34111 Saccharomyces cerevisiae YAL001C TFC3 Largest of six subunits of the RNA polymerase III transcription initiation factor complex), which yields MSFSCPPSELVSHILETLAFSGQHGISLFEMWEKVAHKLQSPSLDDFQKQVIWQWLFFYNESDIIHHSYIIDGDRPVAILPSYKSFLEEVGSERTLKIMPSSETQWRYLTGVGNSKRLKLQLGEYPFQLLCEIAKYGRNGIYAPDLCKATGQDPRSLTLRLRKLEELGFIIKKNVYNEKSSQHTSLCIHKKFSEDEIELAPSDFGEDFDSSRNVSKLKQFIMQSLKNAPNKLRGFKDLKSELKLDNGRSSGKFFRSIIEYLHKRGYAERLMVKNPNQSQLVYCIKYIKDIPKDADEISDYVDFFNELDDNPNQDDDDYENDIIPTFNTIFPLSNQLYQGILSTEKHGATSMELIRNLTGLSDYRPIIKLLDSLTSYVIDNGKSKALKNYSDAYDQTAIIRAYDFEGKFKFYRYFSTQYSGSLPSEKPKSSKKTTSTVENSSLENLNKKYFQPLGKVPQGSLVNSKKRKSDANTKRSLKKARINSTGEAEIKKPRGRPKKKAENGTNNVDAIESYPKASLLPGSDEYQSDGRSSMVETIPSDEKEEFNNSGPISLSDISSIKPPADSDLKLQRKKVASSKPSTHSGSLKAIKRRTELINIIKDLGGVTYTTANLCRLLDKRLRNSTITDKKTLARDVSLLINNGELEVQDIQFIRSGQPISRKLLILTSPDLKPSDEKIEEMKQQCLIDKGLRPNNQPSRRIIEGEVTIYSQPQISLTKKERKGRLESLSERDSHVSENIKQKKVTVKEENDLSTKVDVKLTDAKAGDPLSSLVSSKSKRKRKATSKKGNGTTSISNTKHRMPIKFDKSDATTLYRAVVISRTFKRGAIDFEKIATLFNDINASEIKSKWTSVRKLVGGLPAVMKGIDSFEYVVMRGIENGFVSASDLETINIQFFLDLWRDTDSSILEVVDKSPLYDTVIDNLEEYIFSEYSDHQQDLFEQLEDNSMRRKEAILSNTNFAYDKIPEVKKEKYDEHRTVLKAIFVTPEDRFSSDRVNQILSEYDDEAIKEASLALIKDKELSHSLDDSNTRFILTDRVHNAFISKIFTSKFFNQAAEFKNNMLIVSEASKGLILSHGILSGQMATLLHFLSDEVVDLIRVDKPYKFNGYESRLIDKEKLACDIIATGNYSDIKKENLKSTPIPTGKACSHIWLDLNGNINTQMWTKIIISILYYIVFRPGVPEFIIYSKLRPVLGYSDFHCVMKWLSKTNCIHKGKNQGYWVKNDWFSILGY from the coding sequence ATGCTGTTTTCGTGTCCTCCAAGTGAGCTAGTTTCGCATATTTTAGAAACACTTGCTTTCTCTGGTCAGCATggtatttcattatttgaaatgtGGGAGAAAGTAGCACATAAGTTGCAGCTGCCATCATTAGATGACTTTCAAAAACAAGTAATATGGCAATGGCTCTTTTTCTATAATGAATCGGATATCATACATCATCTGTATATAATTGATGGTGATCGTCCTGTGGCGATATTGCCAAGCTATAAGAGTTTCTTGGAAGAAGTGGGTTCTGAAAGAACCCTTAAAATAATGCCTAGTTCTGAAACGCAATGGAGATATTTAACAGGTGTTggaaattcaaaaagatTAAAGCTTCAACTAGGGGAGTATccatttcaattattatGTGAAATAGCAAAGTATGGCCGGAATGGCATTTATGCACCGGATTTGTGTAAAGCTACAGGCCAAGATCCTAGGTCGTTGACTTTAAGATTACgaaaattagaagaattggGGTTCATCataaagaaaaatgtcTATAATGAGAAATCTAGTCAACACACCAGTTTGTGTATCCATAAGAAATTTagtgaagatgaaattgagTTGGCTCCTTCTGATTTTGGtgaagattttgatagCTCAAGAAACGTTAGTAAATTAAAGCAATTCATCATGCAATCATTAAAAAATGCGCCCAATAAACTAAGAGGCTTTAAGGATTTGAAAAGTGAGCTCAAGTTGGATAACGGAAGGTCATCAGGAAAGTTTTTTAGAAgtataattgaatatcttcATAAGCGTGGATACGCAGAAAGGTTAATGGTGAAAAACCCAAACCAGTCACAATTAGTTTATTGCATCAAGtatattaaagatattCCTAAAGATGCGGATGAAATTTCTGATTATgttgatttttttaatgaGCTTGACGACAATCCAAACcaagatgatgatgattatgaaaatgaCATAATCCCAACATTTAATACTATATTTCCTCTATCAAACCAACTATATCAAGGCATTTTGAGTACAGAAAAACATGGGGCTACGTCAATGGAATTAATACGGAACTTGACGGGTTTATCAGATTATCGCccaattataaaattattggattCGTTGACCAGTTATGTAATTGATAATGGAAAATCAAAGgctttgaaaaattatagtGATGCTTACGATCAAACAGCTATAATTAGAGCATATGATTTTGAAGGAAAGTTCAAGTTTTATAGATATTTTAGTACGCAATATTCGGGATCATTACCTTCTGAAAAGCCAAAATCTAGTAAGAAGACTACGTCGACAGTTGAAAATAGTTCgcttgaaaatttgaataagaaatattttcaacCATTAGGAAAAGTTCCTCAGGGATCGTTAGTTAACTCtaaaaaaagaaaactGGATGCTAACACCAAGAGATCTCTTAAGAAAGCTAGAATTAATTCTACTGGAGAAGCCGAAATTAAAAAGCCAAGGGGAAgaccaaaaaaaaaagctGAAAATGGTACTAATAACGTGGACGCTATAGAATCCTATCCAAAAGCTTCTTTATTACCAGGTAGTGATGAATATCAGCTGGATGGGAGATCTTCAATGGTTGAAACAATTCCTTCAGATGAGAAggaagaattcaataatagtGGTCCCATAAGCTTAAGTGATATACTGTCCATTAAGCCGCCAGCTGATTCGGATTTGAAActtcaaagaaaaaaggTTGCATCCTCTAAACCATCTACACATTCAGGATCGCTAAAAGCAATAAAAAGACGAACCgagttaataaatataatcaaagaTTTAGGCGGAGTGACTTATACTACGGCTAATTTATGCCGTCTATTGGATAAACGACTCCGCAATTCAACTATTACGGATAAAAAAACCTTAGCGCGAGATGTATCgttattgataaataatgGCGAACTTGAAGttcaagatattcaatttattagatcTGGACAGCCTATTTCTAGGAAGCTATTGATATTAACCTCACCTGATCTCAAACCGCTGGATGAAAAGATTGAGGAGATGAAACAACAATGTTTGATAGATAAAGGGTTACGACCAAATAATCAACCAAGCAGACGTATAATTGAAGGTGAGGTTACTATATATTCTCAACCTCAAATATCGTTAACCAAGAAGGAAAGAAAAGGTCGTTTGGAGTCGTTATCTGAAAGAGACTCACATGTGTCGGAGAATATTAAACAAAAGAAGGTTACTGTTAAAGAAGAGAACGATTTATCTACTAAGGTTGATGTAAAACTTACTGATGCAAAGGCTGGAGACCCACTTTCATCTCTTGTCTCGTCTAAGTCAAAAAGGAAAAGGAAAGCAACATCCAAAAAGGGAAATGGAACAACTAGCATATCTAATACCAAACATCGTATGCCTATCAAGTTCGATAAATCCGACGCGACTACCTTATATAGGGCAGTTGTTATTTCTCGGACTTTCAAAAGAGGAGcgattgattttgaaaaaattgctACGTTGTTCAATGATATAAATGCAAGCGAAATCAAACTGAAATGGACTCTGGTTAGAAAACTTGTTGGCGGATTACCAGCGGTAATGAAGGGTATCGACTCATTTGAGTATGTCGTAATGAGAGGTATAGAAAATGGGTTTGTATCTGCTAGTGACTTAGaaactattaatattcaattctttttggATTTATGGAGGGACACGGACAGCTCAATTTTAGAAGTGGTAGATAAATCTCCGTTGTATGATACTGtgattgataatttggaagaatatatattttcagAATACAGTGACCATCAGCAAGACTTATTTGAACAACTTGAAGATAATTCAATGAGACGTAAAGAAGCAATTCTTTCTAATACAAATTTCGCTTATGATAAGATACCGGAAgttaaaaaagaaaagtACGATGAGCACAGAACTGTTTTGAAGGCTATATTTGTCACACCGGAAGATAGATTTTCTAGTGATAGAgtgaatcaaatattatcCGAATATGATGACGAAGCTATAAAAGAAGCGTCATTAGCGCTCattaaagataaagaaCTTTCACATTCTTTGGATGACTCGAATACGAGATTTATTTTAACCGATAGAGTTCATAATGCGTTTATCCTGAAGATTTTTACTagtaaatttttcaatcagGCTGCCGAGTTTAAGAATAATATGCTAATTGTATCAGAAGCATCCAAGGGCCTTATTTTATCGCATGGTATTCTAAGTGGTCAAATGGCAACGCTTTTGCATTTTCTTTCAGACGAAGTTGTTGATTTGATTCGTGTCGATAAGCCGTACAAATTCAACGGGTATGAATCAAGATTgattgataaagaaaagttAGCTTGTGATATCATTGCAACCGGTAATTATTCAGatataaagaaagaaaatctTAAGAGTACGCCAATACCAACAGGAAAAGCTTGCTCTCACATATGGCTTGATTTGAAtggaaatattaatactcAAATGTGGACAAAGATTATCATAAGCATCCTTTATTATATAGTGTTCAGGCCAGGTGTGCCcgaatttattatttattcgaAGTTGCGGCCAGTATTAGGGTATTCAGATTTTCATTGTGTCATGAAGTGGCTTTCGAAAACTAATTGTATACACAAGGGCAAGAACCAAGGCTATTGGGTAAAGAACGATTGGTTTTCTATTCTAGGTTATTGA
- a CDS encoding DEHA2C11506p (similar to uniprot|P53335 Saccharomyces cerevisiae YGR280C PXR1 Protein with a role in maturation of rRNAs and small nucleolar RNAs) → MGLAGTKVKQRFGLDPRNTNWSNDTSRFGHQYLERMGWKPGKGLGLVEHATTSHVKVSIKDDNLGLGSKLAKKQKTDEFDSGECSGLDVFQRILGRLNGKEDQINKEIERKRKDNIINGKWGIQFIKGEVLQSTWDKEAKKLLDKGTTKKRKIDSVDSSEESTTSSDSKQHKKKKIKKDRKEKEEKKTEKENSEIKKKKKEKKEKKEKKEKKDKNEKKEKKDKNEKKEKKDKNEEKEKKEKKEKKEKKDKKDKKDKKDKKEKKEVKEVTRDSMLMPKEQLNQQIATRLSVRSKWIKQKRASVMDAKALNEIFMVTS, encoded by the coding sequence ATGGGTTTAGCGGGAACTAAAGTGAAACAAAGATTCGGTTTAGATCCAAGAAACACCAACTGGTCCAATGATACTTCCAGATTTGGCcatcaatatttggaaaGAATGGGCTGGAAGCCAGGTAAAGGGTTGGGTTTAGTTGAGCATGCAACGACTTCACACGTCAAGGTTTCCATAAAGGATGATAATTTGGGATTAGGTTCTAAACTAGCTAAGAAACAGAAGACCGATGAATTCGACAGTGGTGAATGCTCTGGTTTAGACGTTTTCCAAAGGATTCTCGGGAGACTTAATGGGAAAGAGGATCaaataaacaaagaaatcgaaagaaaaagaaaagataatattattaatggtAAATGGGGAAtccaatttatcaaaggaGAAGTTTTGCAGAGCACATGGGACAAGGAAGCTAAAAAGCTTCTTGATAAAGGGACCacaaagaaaagaaaaatagaCTCAGTAGACTCAAGCGAAGAATCAACGACGAGTTCAGATAGTAAGCAGCataagaagaaaaaaataaagaaggACCGTAaggaaaaagaagagaagaagacCGAGAAGGAAAATAGTGagatcaagaagaagaagaaagagaagaaagagaagaaagagaagaaagagaagaaagataagaacgagaagaaagagaagaaagataagaacgagaagaaagagaagaaagataagAACGAggagaaagagaagaaagagaagaaagagaagaaagagaagaaagataagaaagataagaaagataagaaagataagaaagagaagaaagaggtGAAAGAAGTGACCCGTGATAGCATGCTCATGCCAAAAGAGCAATTAAACCAACAAATAGCAACGAGGTTGTCTGTCAGATCAAAGTGGATCAAACAGAAAAGGGCGTCCGTCATGGACGCAAAAGCACTTAACGAAATTTTCATGGTAACGAGTTAG